TCTGACTAACAGCCCTGCAGCTAGCTGTTCGTTTGCAGAAGCTGTAACCGCTGGCAGGCCGGCGAGGGCGGTTTCAAGTGCTTCGCCAGGTCCCCAGTGGAACTCGTCAGATTCTCTTGAATACAGAGTAAAGAAGTCAGGATCGACTAGCGCCCAGGATTTTGCGAGCCCCGTTGCCGCCTCGGGTCCCGGGAGGCGTGACGCGAAAAGAGCCGTCATTTGCATCCGAGACCAGGcacttttttctgtttcttttcgaaCAACTGCCACCAATGGCTCTGAATCCCTTGCCAACTCCACTCGAGCCCTGATTAGCACGCATGCATCACAATCGGTTATTAAGCGACAGAACATGGTTGAAATTCGGTATGCAGCGTTAGGAGTGATGGTACGAGCTACTGAGTATGACACATTGATCCAGCATACGTTACTTGTTCATCTCTACCACCAGCCATCGATAGAATCATGATCACGCGACTACTTGAGTTTGCTTACATCATCAACTTCCACTCTAAACCAGTTCGTTCAGTGTGAATTTCGGCTTTCTGTTCCGCTTCCGGCCCATCAGCAGCAAAGAGCTTCGTAGCGTCGTCTGTGGTCTGAAGGTCCGGAGAAGCCACACAGACTGGAGACTCGACAGTTACAAGCCCCGTCAACCGTCTACGATTATCTGGGTTCCTTAACCTCTGGCTACTCACCGTTGCATAAACGAGACGCAAACCAATGTTCCATGACTACCAGACCGTTGACGAGCCCACTGCTCAAATATAAAGAACCTACTCAGAGAGCCATAACGCTGCCACAAGgtacatatacacacacgtGAACGCACCTGTATCTGCACAGAACAAGAGGTCCGCGACTCTCTCCGATGGAGTGGTCGCCAGTCCAACTCCCCTGTAGTATTCAGTTCATCAACGTAAATCGATCAAGGTCTCAGAACTGGTAACTGCACGACAAAACTGAAATTTTGCGCTCCGTTGCTGCAGAGATGCTCACTTTGAAGGCGTCGACGATTTTTCCGGCATCTGCCAGACAACTTGCATACTGGAGAATCAAGTTGATTCTCCATGAGATGTCTGACACAGGTTCCGAATGTGTCGGCTGTTCAGAGTGAAGTCGCTCTTTGGCGCCCCGTTCACCTGCTTGCTTTGCAGCTGCCGCACTGCAAGATACGAGCATAAACATGCCATCCAGAAGAGGGTCGTCTGCTTAGTAATTTATCTGTCCTTCAGGAAACTTTGACACAGCAGTGCTGGCGTGTGCCTCATCGACACGCATGCGGAACGGGCGAGTGTGCAAGTGTGGGAGATCCGTCGGAAGCCGTCCTCCAGCCCATTGGGGACAGAGGTGACCGTGCTTGCAGAGCGCTGCACTGCGACGGATGTGAAAGTGTCTTTGCGGTTGTACAAAAGCCGTGGTCGACCAGATGTACGTATAAGGAAGAGCTGAAACATGAGTAAAATGTGGTTGGTAGTAGGCGCGTAGTGCGCGGCCTGGGAAAAACGCGGCTAGCGCCGATTTCACGTACTTTGCCGCCTGTTATGGCGTGAGCGCAAGCACGTACCTGACTGATCTCAGGAGGTTTTCAAAAGCACCGACCAAGTACTTCTTCCAGCCGGGTCTCAAAAGTGGCCGTGTGATCGAAACAAAAACCAAACTGGCATTGAATATTAACTCGACTTGTCTGCACCGACACCGCAGATAAACATACTACTAGGAGAGTGAGAACCACATTTGCCAGTTTTTCGTGTAACACTTCGTGGCATTATTGAGGAACACAAACAGTCTTTGGGCTGCGCTGCAGCACAGCTGGTTGACTTGCCTATCTTCCTTTGGCCCTGCCAAAATGATTCTCGTTGCCTCGTCGACGAATGACAACGCGAAAAGGATTTGACGCACTAGGTTCATGCCTGTTAAGCAAAGCTCTTTCGCCCGCCGTGCTTCCAGAAGTCCCCTAGGAATCCAGCAGCCAGATAAACTCGACGAAAACTCAACTGAATGGAGGTCATTTGCTCATGAGTGCCTCGTATGCATCCGTGCGTgtatgtgcgtgtgtgtgtgcgtcaGTCAGAGCTGAAGACCCTTGCAATAATAGGAACTCTAGAGGCACGTCATACCATCATGCTGCATCAGTAGATGAGCTGATGACGACATGGGGTGTTTCCAAAGATCTATGCCAGCCTCAGAAACTTTTTAACTGAGACACACAAACCGGCACCTTCGGCCAGTACACACACCTGTCGAGTTTCAGCAAGTACAACCCGATCTTATCGTGGTTCTACGCTGCCCGCAAAGACATTATCGTGTAGGAATCGGAGATGCACATCGGGTTCCTGTTTTGTCACACATACCGAATCAGGTTAGCTCGAGCGAGCGTCTGCGAAGTCTCTGGCTCTGTCGTCTCGtacagctgaagaagaagaggatgcTCAAACTCAAAGACAGGGTAGTAATATCAGTGAGACAGATCCCTACACGTCCACAGGCAAAACAagtcgtctctctgtggtATTTTCTAAATTCCATAAATTTGGGGCTTACCTCAATTGCCTCCGCTGCCTTATCGTAGTGCCCGAGGGCACACGTACATTCCGCGAAGTCCACCAGGACATCTGCGCATGTGTGAAAAAATGGTCTTTTTCAGAAAGAATTGCATTCAGTGCCAGGCTTGAGCGTTGCCTCATGAAGACGACAAAGGCCTTTTGGCAATGTACCCCACATATCACATATTAAATATTGGAAGGATTCACCCTTCCGGATATCAGCAGGCAACAAAGTTCTAGTCTTGCGTGCTTATGAGACACATTCCTTTTTCCAGGTGGTGACAGATAAAACGTAACGAATGCAGCGTGAGGGGTAAGTAGAACTCGGGTTGCTTGGCTCCTTTAGAAAGTTAAATCATTCACTGGCTGCAGTTCAGTTACCTTTCGCCTAAGCTCCAGTCTGGGACACAAGCTTTCACAGGAAAGGTCGCAGACACGTATTTCCACACTGAGTGGGAAGGAGTTTCACAAGATTCCTCACGTTTCATGTGTGCAATGCTGCCGGCTTGATGCTTGATGATCTGCGAGACGGTTGATGAAGCAAGAGAATTTTTGAAGTTTACAGAACAACATGTCCAAACCTAGTTGGTGAGCATCTCTGACCGATTGAAGACGTGCACCGACCGAAGAGGAAATAAAAAGAATTAACTGCAATTCATCACCCCTGATGTCTTTCATTTGAGATAGTCGACCATCGCACTGCTCCGGGGCAGTCACAAGAGATGCTGTtctggagaca
This Toxoplasma gondii ME49 chromosome VIII, whole genome shotgun sequence DNA region includes the following protein-coding sequences:
- a CDS encoding hypothetical protein (encoded by transcript TGME49_274030) → MLVSCSAAAAKQAGERGAKERLHSEQPTHSEPVSDISWRINLILQYASCLADAGKIVDAFKGSSGVGKGFRAIGGSCSKRNRKKCLVSDANDGSFRVTPPGTRGGNGARKILGASRS